A genomic region of Gemmata massiliana contains the following coding sequences:
- a CDS encoding redoxin domain-containing protein, translated as MKRLLVVPILLACAIPLIGAPADLKSDSKPVANFTLTDTTGKKWGLADQKAKAIVFAFLSCECPMSNGYIPALTNVATKFAEKGVAVVGIHADPDESAERVAKHTKEYKIPFTVLRDPTHAATAPLGAKTTPEVVILDEKLVVRYRGRIDDGYSARMKPKATVSRHDLVTALDEILAGKAVSVPETKALGCPIPDPVRAAAVDAPVTFYKDVLPVMQNYCQSCHRPDQVGPFSLVNYKQVAKWADTSLEEMHAKRMPPWKPAPNPLLTGARAIPDEAVKVVEKWIAGGKLEGDPKDAPAAQKFTDGWTLGEPDLILEAPSETTIAASGKDHFRVVVFPTNLSEDKFIVAMEVKPGNPRVVHHTLQLVDTSGKARALQAKAKPKADDADHGPGYPVSMGWGFLPDRSGMVGGWAPGSLPKKLPDGIGQKLPKGADLCVQFHYHRTGKEEKDRTKIGLYFAKTPVTQPFRTIPATGVFLSIPAGEKQFKVDSSWKLTEDVTLYRLSPHMHLLGKDIELTATVPDGKEQTLVRIPAWDYNWQEQYELKEPMKLPKGTVLRVRATYDNSASNPHNPSAPPQAVRFGEQTTNEMCFVFLGVSTEGKATRLITPNGPLFGK; from the coding sequence GTGAAACGCTTGCTCGTTGTACCGATCCTTCTCGCCTGCGCGATACCGCTCATCGGAGCGCCGGCTGATCTCAAATCTGACTCGAAGCCCGTCGCAAACTTTACTCTCACCGATACCACGGGCAAAAAGTGGGGGCTCGCGGATCAGAAGGCGAAGGCGATTGTCTTCGCGTTCCTGTCGTGTGAGTGCCCGATGTCCAACGGTTACATCCCGGCCCTCACAAACGTGGCTACCAAGTTTGCGGAGAAGGGCGTCGCGGTCGTCGGTATCCACGCGGACCCCGACGAATCCGCCGAGCGCGTCGCCAAGCACACGAAAGAGTACAAGATCCCGTTCACCGTGCTGCGCGACCCGACCCATGCGGCTACCGCCCCGCTGGGCGCCAAGACCACGCCTGAAGTCGTGATTCTGGACGAGAAGTTGGTGGTGCGGTACCGCGGGCGGATCGATGACGGATACTCGGCGCGGATGAAGCCGAAGGCCACCGTTTCGCGACACGATCTCGTCACCGCGCTGGACGAAATCCTTGCGGGGAAAGCGGTGAGCGTGCCGGAAACAAAGGCGCTGGGGTGCCCGATTCCCGATCCGGTGAGGGCGGCCGCGGTCGACGCGCCGGTCACGTTCTACAAGGACGTGCTGCCCGTGATGCAGAACTACTGTCAGTCGTGCCACCGGCCGGACCAGGTGGGGCCGTTCAGCCTCGTGAACTACAAACAGGTGGCGAAGTGGGCGGACACGTCGCTCGAGGAGATGCACGCGAAGCGGATGCCGCCGTGGAAGCCGGCCCCGAACCCGCTCCTCACCGGCGCGCGGGCGATCCCGGATGAGGCGGTCAAGGTGGTCGAGAAGTGGATCGCCGGGGGCAAGCTCGAAGGCGACCCGAAGGACGCACCCGCGGCGCAGAAGTTCACCGACGGGTGGACGCTCGGTGAACCGGACCTCATTCTCGAAGCGCCGAGTGAGACGACGATCGCGGCCAGCGGTAAGGACCACTTCCGCGTGGTGGTGTTCCCGACGAACCTGTCCGAAGACAAGTTCATCGTCGCGATGGAGGTGAAGCCGGGGAACCCGCGCGTCGTTCACCACACGCTTCAACTGGTCGATACATCGGGTAAAGCCCGTGCACTTCAGGCCAAAGCGAAGCCGAAAGCGGACGACGCGGACCACGGCCCGGGGTACCCGGTGAGTATGGGGTGGGGCTTCCTGCCGGACCGCAGCGGGATGGTCGGGGGGTGGGCGCCGGGTTCGCTGCCGAAGAAACTCCCCGACGGCATCGGGCAGAAGCTCCCGAAGGGCGCGGATTTGTGCGTGCAGTTCCACTACCACCGCACCGGGAAGGAAGAGAAGGACCGCACCAAGATCGGTCTGTACTTCGCCAAAACGCCCGTCACGCAGCCGTTCCGCACGATCCCGGCGACCGGCGTATTCCTCTCGATCCCGGCGGGCGAGAAGCAGTTCAAAGTCGATTCGTCCTGGAAACTGACCGAGGACGTGACGCTGTACCGCCTGTCGCCGCACATGCACCTGCTCGGCAAGGACATCGAACTGACCGCGACCGTTCCCGACGGGAAAGAGCAGACGCTCGTGCGAATCCCGGCGTGGGACTACAACTGGCAGGAACAGTACGAACTCAAGGAGCCGATGAAGCTGCCGAAGGGGACCGTGCTGCGGGTGCGCGCGACTTACGACAACTCGGCCAGCAATCCGCACAACCCGAGTGCCCCACCACAAGCGGTTCGGTTCGGAGAGCAGACGACGAACGAAATGTGCTTCGTGTTCCTGGGCGTCTCGACTGAGGGCAAGGCCACCCGACTTATTACGCCGAACGGCCCGCTGTTCGGGAAGTGA
- a CDS encoding succinate dehydrogenase yields the protein MASTPLPVLRQRSFGETARRDRWWLQPLLVFIGLGTFLVYANWAAFQGAHYTYGPYLSPFYSPELFGNSPHAWFGPQPAWWPNWLPFSPALIILWAPAGFRLTCYYYRGAYYKAFWADPPNCAVGEPRKHYIGESNWPLRIQNVHRYFLYFAILFLFMLAYDAISAFWFKDENGKGSFGIGVGSLVLTTNVILLTCYTLGCHSLRHLVGGRRDCISTSPLCHKAYKGCSALNKRHMLWAWVSLVGVMFSDVYVRLCSMGVWTDVRIL from the coding sequence ATGGCGAGTACCCCCCTCCCGGTTCTCCGGCAGCGGTCGTTCGGCGAAACGGCGCGGCGCGACCGCTGGTGGCTCCAGCCGTTGCTCGTGTTCATCGGGCTCGGCACGTTCCTCGTCTACGCGAACTGGGCTGCGTTCCAAGGCGCGCACTACACCTACGGCCCGTACCTCTCGCCGTTCTACTCGCCGGAACTGTTCGGCAACTCACCCCATGCGTGGTTCGGCCCCCAACCGGCGTGGTGGCCGAACTGGTTACCATTCTCACCCGCGCTCATCATTCTCTGGGCGCCCGCCGGGTTCCGGCTCACCTGTTACTACTACCGCGGCGCGTATTACAAGGCGTTCTGGGCCGACCCGCCCAATTGCGCCGTTGGCGAACCGCGGAAGCACTACATCGGTGAGAGTAACTGGCCGCTCCGAATCCAGAACGTCCATCGCTACTTCCTCTATTTCGCGATCCTGTTCCTTTTCATGCTCGCATACGACGCGATCTCCGCGTTCTGGTTCAAGGACGAGAACGGCAAAGGTAGCTTCGGCATCGGGGTCGGCTCGCTCGTACTCACCACAAACGTGATTCTGCTCACCTGTTACACGCTCGGGTGCCACTCGCTGCGCCATCTCGTCGGCGGCCGGCGCGACTGCATCTCGACGTCACCGCTGTGCCACAAGGCTTACAAGGGGTGCAGCGCGCTGAACAAGCGGCACATGCTCTGGGCGTGGGTGAGCCTCGTAGGGGTGATGTTCAGCGATGTCTACGTGCGGCTCTGCTCGATGGGCGTGTGGACGGACGTCCGCATTCTTTGA
- a CDS encoding fumarate reductase/succinate dehydrogenase flavoprotein subunit — protein MSVEFQTHEHDVVVIGAGGAGLRAAIEASAAGVSVGLVCKSLLGKAHTVMAEGGIAAALANVDNRDNWKVHFADTMRGGQYVNNWRMAELHAREAPDRVRELEKWGAVFDRTPDGKILQRNFGGHKYPRLAHVGDRTGLELIRTLQDHGIHRGISVYMERTVIRLLKDGDRVAGALAYDRERGRWTVFRAKAIVLATGGIGKAYKITSNSWEYTGDGHTLAYDAGAELIDMEFVQFHPTGMVWPPSVRGILVTEGVRGEGGVLRNNTGNRFMFGDIPDNYRPQTAKDEEEGFRYVLGDKEANRPPELLTRDHVARCIVREVREGRGSPHGGVFLELQTFAEWYGKRAKKFDAAEHWKKKLPSMYHQFKELGGLDITKEPMEVGPTTHYMMGGVRVDADTQMSRVPGLFACGECAAGINGANRLGGNSLSDLLVLGKRAGEFAAKYAREQSSAGAVPTDQVDAAAKWALEPFDRDVSENPFKVQQDLQDMMQDLVGIVRKEDEMLRALDGLEKLRARAAKVQVTGNREYNPGWHTAMDLHNLLTVSEAVTRAAILRKESRGAQFRDDYPKKDNAKFGKVNSIIAKGTDGTMQIRLEQIPPMPDELKDAIRAEANGVLPDELK, from the coding sequence ATGTCTGTCGAGTTCCAGACTCACGAACACGACGTGGTCGTCATCGGGGCCGGGGGCGCGGGGCTCCGGGCCGCGATCGAGGCGAGCGCGGCCGGCGTGTCGGTCGGGTTGGTGTGCAAATCACTGCTCGGCAAAGCTCACACCGTGATGGCCGAGGGCGGGATTGCAGCGGCGCTCGCGAACGTCGATAACCGCGACAACTGGAAGGTCCACTTCGCCGACACGATGCGCGGCGGGCAGTACGTCAACAACTGGCGCATGGCCGAACTTCACGCGCGCGAGGCCCCGGACCGCGTGCGCGAACTCGAAAAGTGGGGCGCGGTGTTCGACCGCACGCCCGACGGCAAAATTCTGCAACGGAACTTCGGCGGGCACAAGTACCCGCGCCTCGCGCACGTCGGCGACCGCACCGGGCTCGAACTCATCCGCACGCTCCAGGACCACGGCATCCACCGGGGCATCTCGGTGTACATGGAGCGCACCGTCATTCGGCTCCTGAAGGACGGCGACCGGGTCGCGGGCGCGCTGGCCTACGACCGTGAGCGCGGGCGATGGACCGTGTTCCGCGCGAAAGCCATCGTGCTCGCGACCGGCGGCATCGGGAAGGCGTACAAGATCACGTCGAACTCGTGGGAGTACACCGGCGACGGGCACACGCTCGCCTACGACGCGGGCGCGGAACTCATCGACATGGAGTTCGTGCAGTTCCACCCGACGGGAATGGTGTGGCCGCCGAGCGTGCGCGGCATCCTGGTCACCGAGGGCGTGCGCGGCGAGGGCGGGGTACTGCGGAACAATACGGGCAACCGGTTCATGTTCGGCGACATCCCGGACAATTACCGCCCCCAAACCGCGAAGGACGAAGAAGAAGGCTTCCGCTACGTGCTCGGCGACAAGGAGGCCAACCGCCCGCCGGAACTACTCACGCGCGATCACGTGGCGCGGTGCATCGTGCGTGAGGTGCGTGAGGGGCGCGGGAGCCCGCACGGGGGCGTGTTCCTCGAGTTGCAAACGTTCGCCGAGTGGTACGGCAAGCGCGCGAAGAAGTTCGACGCGGCCGAGCACTGGAAGAAGAAATTGCCGAGCATGTACCACCAGTTCAAGGAACTCGGCGGCTTGGACATCACGAAGGAGCCGATGGAAGTCGGGCCGACGACGCACTACATGATGGGCGGCGTCCGCGTCGACGCGGACACGCAGATGTCGCGCGTCCCCGGGCTGTTCGCGTGCGGCGAGTGCGCGGCCGGCATCAACGGCGCGAACCGCCTGGGCGGGAACTCGCTTTCCGACTTACTCGTGCTCGGCAAGCGCGCGGGGGAATTCGCGGCGAAATACGCTCGCGAGCAAAGTTCCGCGGGAGCCGTTCCCACCGATCAGGTCGATGCGGCTGCGAAATGGGCACTGGAGCCATTCGATCGTGATGTATCGGAGAACCCGTTCAAGGTTCAGCAGGACTTACAGGACATGATGCAAGACCTCGTCGGGATCGTGCGGAAGGAAGACGAGATGCTGCGCGCCCTCGACGGGCTGGAAAAGCTCCGCGCCCGCGCCGCGAAGGTCCAGGTCACGGGGAACCGCGAGTACAACCCCGGCTGGCACACCGCGATGGACCTTCACAACCTCTTGACCGTTTCCGAAGCCGTGACGCGCGCCGCAATCCTACGCAAAGAGAGCCGCGGGGCACAGTTCCGCGACGATTATCCGAAGAAGGATAACGCGAAATTCGGGAAGGTGAACAGCATCATCGCAAAAGGTACCGACGGCACGATGCAGATCCGCCTGGAACAGATTCCGCCCATGCCCGACGAGCTGAAAGACGCCATCCGCGCGGAAGCGAACGGTGTGCTTCCGGACGAGCTGAAATGA
- a CDS encoding RNA polymerase sigma factor — MLTNEQRQRFGAWVAAVGPRAVAYARSLVHDESRADDVVQECFYRLLRRADAYDLERDGVKILFKAISNLCINQATREKALLSLNSAPQADGEPVPIADPVALRPEQILQHRELEQAIRDALQVLSPLQRAAIELRALGMSKEEIGDALGVSATNAGVLVHRGRQALARELESLRSVADFDEKV, encoded by the coding sequence ATGTTGACGAACGAACAACGACAGCGCTTCGGAGCGTGGGTCGCCGCGGTTGGTCCGCGTGCGGTCGCCTACGCCCGGTCCCTCGTACACGACGAGTCGCGGGCCGATGACGTGGTTCAAGAGTGTTTCTACCGGTTACTCCGCCGGGCGGATGCTTATGACCTCGAACGGGATGGCGTGAAGATCCTCTTCAAAGCGATCTCAAATCTGTGCATCAACCAGGCGACGCGCGAAAAAGCTCTCCTCAGCCTCAATTCTGCTCCCCAAGCTGACGGGGAGCCGGTTCCCATTGCCGATCCGGTCGCGCTCCGGCCCGAACAAATTCTCCAGCACCGCGAACTCGAACAGGCGATTCGAGACGCGCTGCAAGTGCTTTCGCCGCTGCAACGGGCCGCGATCGAGTTGCGGGCGCTCGGGATGTCGAAAGAGGAGATCGGCGACGCACTGGGGGTGTCCGCGACTAACGCCGGTGTGCTCGTTCACCGCGGGCGCCAGGCGCTCGCCCGCGAACTGGAATCGTTGCGCAGTGTTGCGGATTTCGACGAAAAGGTGTAA